The sequence below is a genomic window from Blastocatellia bacterium.
TCGAAGTGCACCGGGAAGGGATCGAGCCCCAGTTCGAGGGCTTTCTCCCAGATCCGGTCAATGGCTTTCTCCAGTTCCCTGATCTCCGGATCGCTCATACCTGTTCCCCACGACGCCCGAAGAAGGCCTTCAAGGCGGGATAGACGTCCTCCTTACTCTCGATGCGCACGCCGACGAAGCGATCTTTATTCTTCAACCGCTCGTTGAAGATCGAGAGCAAGGCGCCGCTCTGACGGCGATAGCTGGAATACTCTTCCTCGCCGATCTCGCCATAGCCGAAGAGATTGCACACGGAGATCAGCTCATCGGCCAGGCGCACGGCTTCGTCGTTATCCGAGTAGTAGTTGTCTCCGTCGGAGAAGTGGAAAGGATAGATGTTCCATTCCGCCGGAGGGAACCGCTGGCGAATGATGTCCAGCGCCAGGCGATAGGCGGAACTGACGACCGTGCCGCCCGATTCCCCCTGGGTGAAGAATTGCTCTTCGGTGACTTCTTTCGCCTCGGTATGATGGCTGATGAAGACGATCTTGACGTTGTCGTACTTGGTTCGCAGAAAGCGCACCATCCAGAAGTAGAAGGAGCGGGCGATGTACTTTTTGAACTCGCCCATGCTTCCGGAGACATCCATCATGGCCAGCACGACGGCGTTGGATTCGTAGATGATCCGTTCATCCCAGCTTTTGAACCGAAGGTCTTCCTTTTTGAAGGGGCCGATCTGGGGGCGGCCCGTTTCCTTGGCCATGCGTTTCATGTTCTCCAGGATCGTTCGGCGTTTATCGAGATTGGGGAGGATGCCCGTGCGTCGGATTTCATTGAAGCGAATCTGGCGCGATTGAACGGCCTGCTTGGTCTTCTCTTGCAGATAGGGAAGCTGAAGGTCCTCGAAGACGAGTTGAGCGATCTCATCAATCTCGATCTCGGTCTCGTAATAATCAATGCCCGGCTGATCGCCCGCGCCGGGGCCCCGGCCGGGTCCCTGAGCGCCGGATTCCCGTCCGATGACGTCGCCCACCCGG
It includes:
- the yhbH gene encoding sporulation protein YhbH encodes the protein MSVQRNDWSLQRKGHIDQERHKERVREAIRKNLGSIIANESIILSDGKKTVRIPMRSLEEYKFRYDYRKKKHVGQGDGNSRVGDVIGRESGAQGPGRGPGAGDQPGIDYYETEIEIDEIAQLVFEDLQLPYLQEKTKQAVQSRQIRFNEIRRTGILPNLDKRRTILENMKRMAKETGRPQIGPFKKEDLRFKSWDERIIYESNAVVLAMMDVSGSMGEFKKYIARSFYFWMVRFLRTKYDNVKIVFISHHTEAKEVTEEQFFTQGESGGTVVSSAYRLALDIIRQRFPPAEWNIYPFHFSDGDNYYSDNDEAVRLADELISVCNLFGYGEIGEEEYSSYRRQSGALLSIFNERLKNKDRFVGVRIESKEDVYPALKAFFGRRGEQV